Part of the Sulfurimonas denitrificans DSM 1251 genome is shown below.
GGTGTAAACCTTTTTTATAGTCATCCAAGAACTCATTTACTTTATGTTGCAGGCAGAGTGAGCCACACATTGTTTGAGCATCAAAATTCTCAGATGAGATATGATTCATAATCTCCCAGTATTTTTCGCTTTTTACAATATCTCTAAATCTTGTTTGGGTAATATTGCCTATATGAAAACGGCTATATTTTTCATTAAAGAACATTCCACATGGAGCCACTAACCCTGAGCCTGATATTTGTAGTTGAAACGGTGCCCCATAGCATTTTTGGTAGCTTCGTTTTCCTTCACTATTTATCTTAGACCACTTAACAGATACTTGGTACTCATCATCGCTATAAGATTCCGCCTCTTCTAAAATATGTGTTAGTTCTGCGTATTTGGAATAATCAACGCCAAGCGCTCCATCTTCGCTATCACTTGTGTGCTTTACCACTAAGTAGTCTGGTCTAATCTCTTTACCAAGTTTTGCAAGTGGTATTACTTGATCTGCATCTTCTGGCATAAGTACCATCTGCATGCCGATTGTTACACTTAAGTTGTTCTTTTTCTTTATCTCTACCATATCTTTTATATTTTGAATAACCTGATAAAAGTAATCTTCTTTAACTCCCATAATCTCACCATATCTCTTTGCTTCACCTGCTGAAATATTTACTCTAAGGTATGTTAGATGAGGAAGGATTCTCTCTAGTGCCTCATATCTTGTGTTATAGCCATGGGTTGCTACTGCCATTGATAAACCAAGCTGTGAACCTCTTATAATTGTATGCTCATAAACAGGCGAGAGGGTGCTCTCCCCATCACTAACAAGGCTAATTGCCTTAACTCCTATCTCAGCACAATCTTCTAAAAAATTATCAATAACATCTTTTGTAATATCAAATCTATCATTCTCTTGTAATCTTGCATAACAAAAATGACAACCATAATTACAAGCTCTAGTTAGAGCCATATCTATGGTTATAGGGACTATTCTCTCTCCTTTGTCCCACTGCTTTATCCGTTCTTGATGCCAATATATTTTTGTAGCATCGAGTATGATTTTATTGTCTTTTTTTATTTGCATCTGTTTTTCCTTCTAAGAGCACAATAATTGGAATATTGTTTAATTTTTCTCGTAAATAAGCCTCATACGTCACTAAAACATCATATACGTCATCTTTTTGTACATATAACTCTACTTTTATAGATTGATTATGTACATCTATTACCTTAAGTTTTTCTTTAAAAATTTGACTTAATCCACTGACTCTTTCAAACTGTTTATCAGCAGTCAATTTTTTCCAGAGTTTTAGTTCAGGCGATTCATATCTGTAATATTCTCTTTCACTCACCTTTTGCATCCTTTTTAAGCTTTATGTATATAGTGATCTGGAAAATTTTTCAAATCTTCATAATTTAATTCCATCCATCTTACTACATCGTCAATACCATCACTTAGCTTTACATGTGGAGTTAGATTAAACTCTCTTAAGAGCTTTTCATTGTTCATTAGATAGAGATTATCCTCAGATGTTCTCTCTTGGACAAGTTCTATCTGCTCTAAGATGTTTTTGCCGAGCTTGTTACAAATTAAATTAACCAAATCATATATGGAGATGGTTTTTGTGTCGCTTAGATGGTAAATTTCACCGCTTTTTGCCTCTTTGGCAATTTTTAGTGTAGCCTTGCAAACATCATCTATGTGAATAAAGCTCCTTACTGCTTTACCTCCACCATGGAGTTGAAGTTTTTGATTTTTCTTTATCATCAAAATTGTTTTTGGGATTATTCTGTAGAGCTGTTGATATGCTCCATAGACATTTGAAGCTCTAGTGTAGTTAATAGGAAACCCATGCGTTTTAAAATAGCTATACAAAATAAGGTCTGCACTTGCCTTTGAGGCTGCATAAGGTGAAGATGGCAGCAGAGCCATGGACTCTTTTATGTTGTTGCAACTCCCATATACTTCAGGTGTGGATACCTGCACAAACTTTTTAATAAAGCTAAATTTATATATCTTGTCTAAAAGTGCAACTAATGAGAGAGTGTTTGTGTTGAACCACTCAAGCGGTGCATCCCAGCTTTGGGCAACCATTCCTTGAGCTGCAAAGTTTATGATGTAGTCAATCTTATTATCAAAAATAAGGTCTGAAATATTTTGAGAATCATTGTTGATGTCTAGTTGAAAAAACTTTACTCTGTTTTGTTTAGGGTTGTTTTTGTAAGCTAAAAGAGAGTCATGATACTCAGCACTTCTGCTAATGGCAAAAATCTTTGCATCTTCTTCATTATCAAGGAGATAGTTAATAAATGAGCCGCCTGAGAAGCTGTTGCTCCCTAGAACTAAATACTTCACTACAGAGATCTCATATATACTGGACCGTTATGTTCTATCATCTTTTTAACTTCATCTCTTACACTCTCTTTAGTGGGTGATAAAATCAGTATATTTTTTAAGATAGATATTAGTTTGATGTCATCATCATCCATACAGTGGCTTCTGCCAAGCATAGAAAAGTAGTTATCTGCACCGACTCCAATGATTTTTATATTTAGTTTATGCTCATTTACATCATATCTAAGCTGCTCGTAAGCTCTCATAGTAATAAAAGGTATTTGAGAGTAGATAATTGGCTTTAAACCAGTCATTGACATACCCGCAGCCATACTTACGGTTGCTTGTTCATTTATGCCTGTATTAAAAGCTCTGTTTGAATGGTTATCAAAAAACTCGTCTAAGACCGCAAAACCCATATCTCCTGCTAAGAGCACCATAGATTCATCTTCTTTAAAATAAGAGTAAAGTTCTTTCATAATATCTTGTTTTGATACTAAGTTACTCATTGTCCAACTCCAGTACATATCCATCTAGTGTAGGGCATCTGAAGTGATGTTTTTGAGAATCTTCTAATATTGTTACTCCTTTACCTTTAATAGTACGGGCAAACATGATAGAGAAATTTTTATTTTTAGTATTATAAAATTTATCAAAACACTCAGATATAAGCTCCTCATTATGACCATCAATATCATAAAAACCATCATCTATAAAAGAGCTTAAGACTTTTGAGAGTCTATTATTATCAAGCGCTATATCATCAACCCTTCCCATTGCTTGGAGATTATTTGCATCTACGATGACCATCAGGTTGTCTAGTTTAAATCTATAGGCAAGCATCAAAGCTTCCATATTGCTTCCCTCTTGCATCTCGCCATCGCCAACCATGCAGATAACTCTGTTTGGTTTATTTTGGATTTTAAAAGATTGAGCCATTCCCACAGCTATTGGAAGACCGTGACCGAGTGAACCAGTTGAAGCTTCTATCATGTAGTTGCTATTTTGCGTAAGACAACCTTTTATTGAAGCTTCATCAGTGTTGAATTTTTCGAGTTCAAAGTCTGGCAAGAAACCAAGTTCATTTAAGATGATGTAGTAAGCATACGCACCATGTCCTTTGCTCAGTATAAACCTATCTCTAGAGTCATCTTGTGGATTGTTTTTTGTATATTTTAAATATTTATTAAAAAGGACACTTAAAATTTCTACTGTTGAGAGTGATGGGGCTAAGTGTCCAGCTCCTGTATCACAAGAGAGTTTTATAGTCTTGTGTCTAATCTCTTTAGAGTTTATCATTTAAAGATTTCCTATATAAAATTTACATGAGCATTTGGATGTTTTAATGCCCATAAATATCGATTAACTTCATCCATTCTACAGTTTTTTCTACAAGAAGATATATCTAGTTCATTTTTTACATAGTTAATATTTTGTTTTCTTTTGTCACCTTGCCAAATCTCTTTAAAAGTTTGAGTATTGATATTTCCCAAGTTGAAATTTTCATTTCCTAAAAACGCACTACAACTATAAACAGAACCATCTGCCATAATATATCCCCAAAAAAATGGAGTAGCATAACATTTTTCATAAGGCTGTTTTAACTCTTCTAATTTTTTCATAGTATTTGCTCTAAAGATTACTTTAAACTCATCAGTCTCATATTTTTTTAGCTCTTCCTCGAGACCCATCATGCTTTTATAAGTTAAACCTTCATATTTTCTAGAAGTCCCATATAGACTCTGTGTATAAGGTTTTATAACCAAGTAATCTACACCGATTTGAGACATTTTTTTAGCTAGCAAAATGGCACTTTGCATGTTTTCTGGAAGCAAAAGCATTTGAGCACCGATAGTACAACTGTAATTGTTCTCTTTTTTAATCTTTACAGCAGTAGATAAGTTATCCACTACCTTGTCAAAATCTTCAGGTTTTGTTTGGTGAACAGAAGCATAAGTATCTCTATCTCCTGCATTGATGCTAACTTTAATCCATTTACAATTTTTTACATAATTTTTGACAGTTGTCTCATTTATGGCTACGGCATTTGTAGTTAAGGAGGTATCAATTCCTACTTCACTACAAATATCTAAGATATTTGGAAGTGGTTTGTAAAGAGTTGGTTCGCCTTCACCTGCAAACATAATGCTCTTTACTCCCAAGGAGGCCATTTCCCTGATTCTATCACCTAAAATCTTCTCATCTTGTTTGATGCTTTTGTAACCAATATAATCAACTGAACAAAATGTGCACCTGTGGTTACATGAGCCTATAGGTGTAATCTCCAAGTATATAGGATAAATCTCTTTTTGTTTTTCCCAATCATCTTTAGTCTCATACCATTTTGAAACTTCTAGAGGATGATAGAGTAGTTTATGAGAATCTATTGAGTATGTATCAGCCATTTGGTTGTCCATCATTGATAATGTTTAATAGTTTTTGAATAAAACCTTTGTAGCTGTTCTCTTGTAATAATCGTTTAAAATCTTTTTTTGGTGATTTTTTCAATAAAACTTTTTCTATATCTTCAAATGTTTTAAAAAAAACTACTGCTTCGCTATATGATTTTTCTTTTGATAATTTTCTGCAATCATAAACTATAGGTATTGCCCCACAAGCGGCCGCTTCAAGTGTTCTTTGTTGTAGTATGTAGTTTTGATGTGGTGCAAAAGCGAAGGTAGCACTATTATAGACCTCTGCTATCTCTTCTCCATAATTGAGTACACCTTTGTAGTATGGTCTTAGTACTTCGTACTTATCCCAGCCTGAGCCATAAATCTCTATTTTGTACTTTGATTTAATTTGACAAAGGTCAATTAAAGAAATATCTCTGATAATAAATGGAATAATTCTTGCACTCAGATAGTGCTTATCTAGACGAAAAGTATTTGAAATCTTATCTATCTTTTCGTCTGTAAACTCTCCTCCAGCATGAAAAAAAGATATCATGAATTTTACTGCTTCATTGACTTGATCATTGTCCTCTGGAATAAAATCTAAGTAAGAACTTCCTATAAAAACAATCTTTTTTTCTCTTTTTATTGATGGGTTAAGCTTATAAATTTTTTCATTGACACAAAAGCTTTGTCTTTGAAACTCTACACCTTTTTTCTCTAATAAATCATCAATCAAATTTACTAAGGAAAATATATAGTCTCTCTTTCTAAGTGTTATTTTAGAGTCATCACTTAGATATGGCATAGGGTCTTGAACCCATACAAAGTTAAAAACATCATCACTTAAAAAACTATTTCTAATGAAGTTAATGTTGATAGTTACATGTGGGTTAAATTCAAAGATTTTTTTATAATTGTTATACTCTTCATGTCCTTCATAGAGATGAAAAAATACTTCATATCCCATCTCTATTAAGGTATCAGCAATATTTTTTGATATATGTTGCATTACGGTTGTGCAGCTGTGCGCAAATAGATAAAACCTTAGTGGTTCATTAAAGTCTAGCTTTGCATTTTTTAATCTATCTACATATATGTTATTTAATTTTTGCCTGAATAATTGAGCTTCATTTATGGCTTTGGTTAGATTTTCTGATATTACATCTACTTCTTCTTGTAAAATATCTAGCCCGTTAAAGTCAATCTTTGTAGGAAGTCTAAACTCTCCCTGCGCTAAATCATCTACAAGAGAGTTGATAGGAAGATGTACTAGATTAGCTAAATTTGAATCTATCTTTTCGCCGTTATAGTAGCAAACCTGTAAAAATTCATGGTCTTGATCATCGCTTCTATTTTGTTGTTTTGCAACTCTAAGCGCTTCTTTACTAGAGAGAAAGTAAGTATCAGGCTCAATCATAATTTAATCTTTATGTTTAGTTTTAAAGAGTAAAATACTATAAATTTACTTAAAGTGTGTTTGAATGGAAACTTTTACAAAACAGTACATCTCTAAACTGGTTGATACTCTAAAGAAGAGCGATTTAAAATCTATTTCTAAAATAGTTGATGCCTTGGATAATGCCAAAGGCAAAATCTATATTATCGGTAATGGTGGAAGTGCAGCAACTGCATCGCATATGGTAAATGACTTAGGTGCAGGGCTTAGGCGCAGAGGTATAAAAAGCTTTGATGTTGAGAGTCTTAGCGATAATACACCAGTTTGCAGTGCATTAGCAAACGATATAGGTTATAAAAATATTTTTTACATGCAACTAAAAGATAGATTAAAACCAGAAGATATTCTTATAGCAATCTCTTGTAGCGGAAACTCTAAAAACATTACAAAAGCTGTAAAATACGCTAAAAAAATAGGTTCAAAAATCATAGGAATTACAGGTTTTGATGGTGGAAAATTAAAAAAACGCTCAGATATAAACTTTCATGTTGAGACAGATGCAGGAGAGTATGGTATTGTGGAAGATATGCACATGGTCTTAAACCATATAATTTACAGCTATTATATATCTAAGGCTTAGCTTAAGATATTTTTTATCATATCGTCTATATCGATGCTCATCTGTTTTATTGCACGAGTATCAACTTTTGTTCCTATAAGAAGCTTGGCTTTTTTGATTAGCTCCTCTTTAGTCTCTACCCAGACCATGAGATTGTTGTCTATTTGATACTTGTCATAGTGGCTTATAAAGCTTCTTGTAGAGATTGTAGGAGTTCCTAAAAAGCAAGCTTCAGAGTTTATAGTTCCACCTCCGCCTATGAACAAATCACAAAAGAAAAGCAGATGTTGTATCTCTACTTTTTCTTCTAAAACAGAAGCCAAAGGAAACGCTTTTTTTAGGTAATTGCTCTCATATCTAGGTATGATAATGATATTTGAGTTAGTTAGTTTTTGTATCTCATCAATTGCTTCATATAGCATGGGATACTTTTTATCTACATAACTAGCTTTATACTCCTCTTCTCTGATTACAATAGTAGGTTTTTTATAGTCTATATTGTAGTTTTTAAGAATCTTTTTTACATATTCAAAATCATATTTAAAGTTTTTTAGCCAGATTAGCGGGTCTATGAAGTTGTATTCATAAATTTGAGAGCTATCTAGCCCAAATCTCTCTATAACTTCATCTGGAACTACAAAAGGTTTAAACATCTTATGTGCTAGAGGGATAGTTAGTCTAGCTTGAGGCAAGGCTCTTGTAAAATTTGTTTTGTAGTCTGAGAGAGGAATATCGTAAAAATTTATGATTTTGATTCCCAAACCAAAAGCAGCCCTGCAAGCATCAACAGAAGAGAGGCAGACAAGTCTATCTATATGATGCTCATTTAAAAACTCCATAAACTTTATCTGTCTATCTATAGATGCTCTAAATTTAGACTCCAAGCTGCCCCCACCAAAATTACCTATGTTTGTATAAGGAAGATTACATAAGTCAAGTAACTCTATAGTCTCTTTATATCCTTCCCCACCTCTTGTAGTTATGAAGACCTCTTTTTGTTTTTGTATCTCTTTTATGATTGGCTCAAAAAAAAGCACTGATTTTGGGGTAACTAAATCAAACCATATCATCTACATGTACACCTTTTTATACCATCTACAAAATATATATAAAGAGTAAACATGCTGTTTGAAGTGACCACGCTTACCCTCTTCATATAAAAATGTGAGAAAATCATCGTTAAATATACCTAATTGTTTATTAACATCAAGCAATAGATTTAAAATTTCTTCACTGTGGGCATCATATAGCCACTCTATAAAAGGAGAACTAAACCCTTTTTTTCTTCTGTCTATGATTGAATTAGGAAGATAATTTCTTGCGATTTTTTTTAAGATAGCTTTGTTTGTATCTCCAATTTTAATGCTTGATTCAACTCCTAGCAGATACTCAACTAAATGATGGTCTAAAAAAGGTGCTCTTAGCTCTAAAGAGTGCGCCATTGACATGCGATCTACTTTAGTCATCAAAACCTCTGCAATCCAAATGCTGAAATCTATGTATGTTAACCACTGCTCAGGAGGATAAGTTGAGACATAAGGGTGTAAAATAGGAGCTATTTTTTTAGAGAATAACCTTTGAAGTTGGGCATAAGTAAATGTTTCACCGCTAGATTGGTAAACTTGTTGATTGTTTAAGCGGCGATTGTTGTATTCCCACTCTTTTGTTAAATCAAAAGGAGTTTTTTGAGGGTTTTTAAGGTGATAATAATTTAACATCTTAAAATAGTTGTCATAACCTAAAAAACTCTCATCGCTCCCCTCGCCACTCAAACAAACCTTAAACCCTTGATTATGAATCTCTTTTGATAAGATATATGTTGGAATACACGCAGAATCAGCCATTGGTTCATCAAGATGCTCTAAAACTTTCTCAATCGCCTCCAAATACTCATCTTTTGATATTTTATACTCATGGTGAATGGTGCCAATATACTCAGATGCAGCTTTTGCAAAGCCAAGTTCACAGTAGTGCTTATGCTCATCATAACCGATAGAAAAAGTGTGTACTTTGTGTTTTGATTTTTTTGCATAAAGAGCTGTTATGAAAGAGGAGTCTAAACCTCCAGAGAGCAGAGTTGCTACTTCTACATCTCCAACAAGGCGCTTTTGTACAGCATCATTTAAAAGCTTCTCAACATCTTTTAAAATCTGTTTTTCATCATAATGAGTTATTTTTATATCTGCTAAAGAGTAGTAAGTGCTAACTTTTATATCGCTGTTTTGATGGAGTAGATAAGAAGAGGCTGGGAGTTTTTTAACTCCACTGTAGAAAGTATTCTCTCCTTGAGGAGATTGAAGTGCGAGGTATTGCCAGAGTGCTTCTTCATTTAGTTTAGGCGTTGTTTTGAGCATCTTAAGTATAGCTTTTATCTCAGAAGCAAAATAAAACTTCCCTTTTTCACAGTAGTAATAAAGAGGTTTTTTACCAAAGCGGTCTCTTGCACAAAAGAAAAGATTTTTCTCTTTGTCATAAATACAAAAAGCGAACATCCCCTCTAAGCTGTTTAAAAAATCAAAACCAAATTTTTGATATAAACGGATTAAAACTTCACTATCACTCTTTGTTACACACTCTAAAGAGAACTCTTTGATAAGCTCTTTGTAGTTATAAATCTCTCCATTAAAAACCAAAGTTATTTCATCAAAAATCATTGGTTGATTTGCTTCTTCATCTAAGTCAATTATACTAAGCCTTGTATGAGCGAAAAACATCTCATTTTGAATAATATAATTTTGATAATCCTCCCCTCTATGTTTTAGAGAATTAAGAACTTCATTATGGTTAAAGTTTATCTCAGTAGAGCCAATTATTCCGCACATTTAACTACTCCTAAGAGTACATGTGATATTAGTTGTTTGTAATTTTGCATACTTTTTTCAGTTGTAAAAGGCTCAACATCATTTTTTTGTAGTTTTTTTAGCTCTTTTGTAATACTTTTATCATTTGAATACTTCAATATCAGAGCAGATAACGCATCTATGTCTCCTACATCAAAGAGATTTCCATAGTCGTTTAATATCTCATCATAACCACTGTATTTAGATGCAATTAACGCTGAGGTAGAGAGCATCTCTAAGACCGTATTTGAAAATCCCTCTTGATACGATGGCATAATACAAAAATCTGCTTTGTGCATGTAGTGGTAAGGCTCAGAGATATTTCCCATAAGAAAAACTCTGTGAGAGAGGTTATAGGAGTTTATCATCTCTTGGAGTTCGTCTCTAAGTAAACCTTCACCGATTAGAAGTAAGTTTTGAGATATGTTGGCGTGAATCTTATGGTAAGCTCGTATCAAGTCCTTTTGCCCTTTTTGCGGATGCAGTCTGCCAACATGAAGTATGTAGCTAAAGTCTAGATTTACCTCTTTGCTGCTTTGTTCTAAAATCATAGATTTGTCTATGCCATTGTAGATATTTAGAGCATTTATTTTCTCAGAAATATCTAAAAGCTCTTTTTTTATAAAGTCACTAACACAAACAACAGCTTGAGCATTTTTGTAGAGTTTTGTGATATTTTCAAAATAAAAATCTGGAGTTAGCAGATGCACTCTTGATGATTTTGTGTAAACATTTTTTAAACTAATTCTGCAAGATATTATCCTCTTTGCATCTGAATCTATGGATAGGGATAAAATATTGTGATAATCTTCATAGCTAAAAATCAAATCTGGTCTCAACTTTTGTACAAATTTAGAGAGTTCTTTTTTTCTATAGTTAAAGATGTTTATTCCAGAATCTTCATCGCTGAGGTCCATTTTTTGCATCTGTACTGTTTCTACTGTTATATTCTCACGAAGCAAGTAGCAAATTGGTTTACTCTCTTCAAAAAGCAAGAGCGAGCAGTCATAAATATCTGATAGCGAATTAGCCAACATAGAAACACTCTTTTGTACCCCACCAATATCAAGGTTTTGAGTAAGAAATAGAATCTTTTTCATTTGTAATGTGTGATATATAAAATATCATCTCTCTTCTGCTTTATTAACATCAAACTTAAGAGTCTTGAGCTTCTAAGCCAGCCAATGACGCTGACTATAAATACAAATTTTTTCACTGCAAATCCCAGTTTAATATTAAGGATATATAATAACAAAAACTATATAAAGAGCATAGTAAATGTTATCTATAATTGAAAAATTTCCTACCAGAATTGCTATAGAATTGACACCAATATGCAATCTAGCTTGCAATATGTGCCCTAGACATATCATTGATAAAAATAGCGGTTTTCTTGATTTTGAATTATGGAAAAGGTTATTAGATGAAATCAAAGAGTTTTCCCCAGATACTATTGTTTTGCCTTTTTGGAGAGGAGAGAGTCTTCTTCATAAAGAGTTTGTCAAATTCTCCAAGTATGCCCTAGAAAAAAACATCAGATTACACATCTCTACAAATGGACACCATGTTAAAGATGAAAAAGCTAAAATCTTATCAAAGTATGAGTTTATAACGTTTTCTCTTCATACAAAAGAGGGTTTTGAAAGTGCTCTTGATTTTGTAAAAAAATATAAAACTAATACAAATACTATTCAAGCTTCATTTGTAGAGTGTGAAAGTGAAATGATGCCTTTTTTAGATGAGCTAATTCAATCAGAGAACTTTTGCGGCTTTGATGCTATTAGGCTTTATGAGGAGCATACAAAGGAGGGCAAGTTTGGATATTCAGGAAAAGAGATATTTGAGTCAAGAATCTTTTGCCCAAAATTGACAAACACTTTAGTTATATCATCTGATGGCTATATATCAAGATGCAACCATATCTGGAAAACAGAAAATTACAATCTAAACACTAAAAGTATAAAAGAAGCTTGGGCAAGTGAAGTTATGGGTGATATAAAAAACAATTATCCCGATAGTATGTGTTTGTCATGTGACCAATGGAGCGGAAATACAAATGGAAAAATATGGAAAAAAGAAGATAATTTACTTAGTGAAATAAACATAGGAAATATTTAGTAAATATGCAAAATATTATCATGGAAATTTTGAACTCCTTAGATGTTAAAAGAGGTGATAGAGTTCTAGATTTTGGTTGTGGTGATGCAAACCTAGTAAAATTTATCAATGAGAATGAATATACATGCTACGGAGTAGATATTCAATTAGATATCATAAATTTAGCAAAAAGAAGATTTCAAGAATCATTTCTAAACCCTGATTTACTAAGAGCTATCCCAATAATAAGAGATGGTTATACCATTAAAAATCATGGCTTCAGATTACCTTTTGAAGATGAGTTTTTTGATTGTGTAGTATCTTTTCAAGTCTTTGAACATATTAGCAATATAGAAGAAGTTATTAAAGAGCTTTATCGAGTTGTAAAAGTTGATGGTAAAGTTTACTTAGAGTTTCCATCTAGCTATACGATAGTTGAGCCGCATCTTGAAATACCATTCGTACATTATTTAAAATATAGTAAATTTAGAGAAAATTACATCTTTTTTTTTGCAAAGCTAAAAAAAATAGATGAGCCAAGAAAGTATGCCAAGATACAAAATGATTATTTAAAAACATCATGCTTTTACAGGTTTCATAATGAGTTTGACAAGCTGTTTAAAGATGGCGGTTTTGCCAAAAAAGACTACTCGTACGAAAGACGTTCTCTTAGAGTGCAAAAAGACAAAGTTTTTACATTAAGAGAACTTCTTTTATATAAACAAAGAAGATATGATAATAAGAGTAATTTAAATAGTTTTGGTTACGGAGTGAAAATATACTTAAAAATACATGCATTTTTTTACTCTATTCTAACAAACAGAATGATAGTTTTTACAAAGGAAGATAAATGAATATACCTATCTCCAAACCTTATTTTGATGAATGCGAAGATGAAAATATACTAAAACCGTTGCATAGCGGTTGGGTTGTTCAGGGGAAGTTTGTTCAAGAATTCCAAACTCTTTTTGCCTCACATGTAGAGGTAAAATATGCACATGCCACAACGAGTTGTACAACAGCTCTTCATTTGGCTTTAGTCGCTTTGGATATTGGAGCTGATGATGAAGTAATAATTCCATCTTTTACATATATAGCAACAGCAAATGTTGTAGAACATGTAGGTGCAAAACCACTCTTCTGCGATATAGAACTTGATAGTTTTAACATGGATGTCAGTA
Proteins encoded:
- a CDS encoding class I SAM-dependent methyltransferase, coding for MQNIIMEILNSLDVKRGDRVLDFGCGDANLVKFINENEYTCYGVDIQLDIINLAKRRFQESFLNPDLLRAIPIIRDGYTIKNHGFRLPFEDEFFDCVVSFQVFEHISNIEEVIKELYRVVKVDGKVYLEFPSSYTIVEPHLEIPFVHYLKYSKFRENYIFFFAKLKKIDEPRKYAKIQNDYLKTSCFYRFHNEFDKLFKDGGFAKKDYSYERRSLRVQKDKVFTLRELLLYKQRRYDNKSNLNSFGYGVKIYLKIHAFFYSILTNRMIVFTKEDK
- a CDS encoding radical SAM protein, which codes for MLSIIEKFPTRIAIELTPICNLACNMCPRHIIDKNSGFLDFELWKRLLDEIKEFSPDTIVLPFWRGESLLHKEFVKFSKYALEKNIRLHISTNGHHVKDEKAKILSKYEFITFSLHTKEGFESALDFVKKYKTNTNTIQASFVECESEMMPFLDELIQSENFCGFDAIRLYEEHTKEGKFGYSGKEIFESRIFCPKLTNTLVISSDGYISRCNHIWKTENYNLNTKSIKEAWASEVMGDIKNNYPDSMCLSCDQWSGNTNGKIWKKEDNLLSEINIGNI
- the asnB gene encoding asparagine synthase (glutamine-hydrolyzing) — its product is MCGIIGSTEINFNHNEVLNSLKHRGEDYQNYIIQNEMFFAHTRLSIIDLDEEANQPMIFDEITLVFNGEIYNYKELIKEFSLECVTKSDSEVLIRLYQKFGFDFLNSLEGMFAFCIYDKEKNLFFCARDRFGKKPLYYYCEKGKFYFASEIKAILKMLKTTPKLNEEALWQYLALQSPQGENTFYSGVKKLPASSYLLHQNSDIKVSTYYSLADIKITHYDEKQILKDVEKLLNDAVQKRLVGDVEVATLLSGGLDSSFITALYAKKSKHKVHTFSIGYDEHKHYCELGFAKAASEYIGTIHHEYKISKDEYLEAIEKVLEHLDEPMADSACIPTYILSKEIHNQGFKVCLSGEGSDESFLGYDNYFKMLNYYHLKNPQKTPFDLTKEWEYNNRRLNNQQVYQSSGETFTYAQLQRLFSKKIAPILHPYVSTYPPEQWLTYIDFSIWIAEVLMTKVDRMSMAHSLELRAPFLDHHLVEYLLGVESSIKIGDTNKAILKKIARNYLPNSIIDRRKKGFSSPFIEWLYDAHSEEILNLLLDVNKQLGIFNDDFLTFLYEEGKRGHFKQHVYSLYIFCRWYKKVYM
- a CDS encoding glycosyltransferase, translating into MKKILFLTQNLDIGGVQKSVSMLANSLSDIYDCSLLLFEESKPICYLLRENITVETVQMQKMDLSDEDSGINIFNYRKKELSKFVQKLRPDLIFSYEDYHNILSLSIDSDAKRIISCRISLKNVYTKSSRVHLLTPDFYFENITKLYKNAQAVVCVSDFIKKELLDISEKINALNIYNGIDKSMILEQSSKEVNLDFSYILHVGRLHPQKGQKDLIRAYHKIHANISQNLLLIGEGLLRDELQEMINSYNLSHRVFLMGNISEPYHYMHKADFCIMPSYQEGFSNTVLEMLSTSALIASKYSGYDEILNDYGNLFDVGDIDALSALILKYSNDKSITKELKKLQKNDVEPFTTEKSMQNYKQLISHVLLGVVKCAE